Below is a genomic region from Spirochaetota bacterium.
ATAATATCCGAATCCCTCCGCATTCATGAAAATCTTTCAAAGGAGGAGGTAAAAGAAAAAACGTATGCACTATTGAGTATGGTTGGGTTGGATGCAAGTCATGCTGCACGGTATCCTCATGAATTCAGTGGTGGCCAGCGGCAGCGAATTTGTATAGCCAGGGCACTTGCAGTGAGTCCATCCTTTGTTGTGCTTGATGAGCCTATATCAGCGCTTGATGTATCTATTCAGGGGCAAATATTAAATTTACTAGCTGATATACAGGATACATTAGGTGTTGCATATCTATTTGTAGCGCATAATTTAGCTGTGGTAAAACATGTTAGCACTATGGTAGGGGTTATGTATCTTGGGAAAATTGTTGAGGAAAATTTTTCAAATGCATTATATAAAAAACCACTTCATCCGTATACAAAAAGTTTGATTGCTTCAATCCCGGATATAAAACCTGCCAAGCATGCATTTCAGGTTGTAAAGGGCGAGATCCCTTCTCCAGAAAATCCCCCTCAAGGGTGCCATTTCCATCCACGATGCCAGTATGCTATGCCACTATGCAGGGAAGCATATCCGGCCACAGTCACTGTAAATGGAGCAAAGGTTGCATGTTTTCTCTACCATTGAGGATAGCAATAATAATTTTAGTTTGTGGTAGTTTTTGCCTGGCTTTGGATGAATTTGCAGTAACTGTCGCCCAAAAACCAAAATATACCATTTATGAAAAGGATGGTGTACTCTTTTGTTCGGGTGATACACAAGTAGCAGTGCAAAATAATAAAGGTGCAGAAAAGCTTGTAATAAATGATCTGGACTCTGCAATAGAAATATTCAAAGAAGGCCTGCAACATGCTCCGCTGTTTTATCCTTTTTTGTATAATATTGGAATTGCCTTTATGCGTAAAAGGGAGTATGATGCCGCCCATGTATATTTTGAAAAAGCTATGCACGTTGTGCCAGAAAATCCAAAAATATATATATTGATGGGAGAGCTTTATGCATTAACAGGAAGAGAAGGCGATGGACTTATACTATTCAGAAAAGCGTTGCAGATTAACCGAAAGGAGTTAGTAGCAATAATAAAAATAGGGAATATCTATGTTGATCGTAATCAGCTTGAATTAGCTCAGCGTTATTATGATGCTGCATTAAAAATTAATCCACAGTACCCTGATGCAGTCATTGGCTTTGCAAAAATCCATTTTAAAAAAGGTGAATATTATAAAGCCTTAGTCTGGCTCAAATCAATAGATGTGGCAAAAACACAGTA
It encodes:
- a CDS encoding tetratricopeptide repeat protein; amino-acid sequence: MFSLPLRIAIIILVCGSFCLALDEFAVTVAQKPKYTIYEKDGVLFCSGDTQVAVQNNKGAEKLVINDLDSAIEIFKEGLQHAPLFYPFLYNIGIAFMRKREYDAAHVYFEKAMHVVPENPKIYILMGELYALTGREGDGLILFRKALQINRKELVAIIKIGNIYVDRNQLELAQRYYDAALKINPQYPDAVIGFAKIHFKKGEYYKALVWLKSIDVAKTQYDKAYHYYFAESSFKLKDYKTAYEQYAKLLQYKDDVFFLSHSYALIEHKMNLSRQFAELEME
- a CDS encoding ATP-binding cassette domain-containing protein; translation: MIHSDNVVEARDVVKTFTMKKGFFGKKTVIRAVDGVSLSIPKGNTYGLVGESGCGKTTLARTLLRLIEPDSGQIIILHTPLHTLSKDTLRRFRKNMQIVFQDPYGSLNPRMTVEKIISESLRIHENLSKEEVKEKTYALLSMVGLDASHAARYPHEFSGGQRQRICIARALAVSPSFVVLDEPISALDVSIQGQILNLLADIQDTLGVAYLFVAHNLAVVKHVSTMVGVMYLGKIVEENFSNALYKKPLHPYTKSLIASIPDIKPAKHAFQVVKGEIPSPENPPQGCHFHPRCQYAMPLCREAYPATVTVNGAKVACFLYH